A window from Citrus sinensis cultivar Valencia sweet orange chromosome 5, DVS_A1.0, whole genome shotgun sequence encodes these proteins:
- the LOC102616276 gene encoding probable aquaporin NIP5-1, which translates to MAESEPGTPAVSTPATPGTPGGALMSAARVDSLSYERQAKSGFKCLPVTAPSSWGHTNSCSFPDIPVPNVSLTRKVGAEFVGTFILIFAATAGPIVNQKYSGAETLIGNAACAGLAVMIIILSTGHISGAHLNPSLTIAFAALRHFPWVQVPAYIMAQVSASICASFALKAVFHPFMSGGVTVPSVNTGQAFALEFLITFNLLFVVTAVATDTRAVGELAGIAVGATVMLNILIAGPSSGGSMNPVRTLGPAVAAGNYEKLWIFLLAPTLGALAGATTYTVVKLRDNETDPPREARSFRR; encoded by the exons ATGGCGGAATCAGAGCCGGGGACGCCGGCGGTTTCAACTCCGGCGACTCCAGGGACGCCAGGTGGAGCACTGATGTCAGCAGCGAGAGTGGACTCGCTGTCTTATGAACGACAGGCGAAGTCAGGATTCAAGTGCTTGCCGGTGACTGCACCAAGCAGCTGGGGTCACACAAATAGCTGCAGCTTCCCGGATATTCCAGTTCCAAATGTCTCTCTCACCCGCAAG GTAGGAGCAGAGTTTGTGGGAACGTTCATTCTAATATTTGCGGCAACAGCAGGACCCATAGTGAACCAGAAGTACAGTGGGGCGGAGACACTGATAGGGAATGCAGCATGTGCAGGGCTAGCCGTAATGATCATTATTCTCTCAACAGGACACATCTCTGGAGCTCACCTGAATCCGTCCCTTACCATAGCATTTGCGGCGCTTCGACATTTCCCATGGGTTCAGGTTCCGGCTTACATAATGGCACAGGTGTCAGCCTCCATATGCGCCTCCTTTGCTCTCAAGGCCGTGTTCCATCCCTTCATGTCCGGTGGCGTTACCGTTCCCTCCGTAAACACTGGGCAGGCTTTTGCGCTCGAGTTTCTCATCACTTTCAATCTCTTGTTCGTCGTCACTGCAGTCGCCACTGACACTCGAGCA GTGGGGGAGTTGGCAGGAATAGCTGTTGGAGCTACTGTTATGCTCAACATTCTCATAGCAGG GCCATCAAGTGGTGGTTCAATGAACCCTGTGCGGACTCTGGGGCCCGCCGTCGCGGCAGGAAACTACGAGAAATTATGGATATTTCTACTGGCACCCACGCTTGGAGCTCTAGCTGGTGCTACTACCTACACTGTCGTCAAGCTCCGTGACAACGAGACCGATCCTCCACGCGAGGCCAGAAGCTTCCGTCGCTAG
- the LOC102616565 gene encoding alcohol dehydrogenase 1 has translation MSSTVGQVIRCRAAVAWEAGKPLVMEEVEVAPPQANEVRVKILFTSLCHTDVYFWEAKGQNPLFPRIYGHEAGGIVESVGEGVTDLKPGDHVLPVFTGECKECAHCKSEESNMCDLLRINTDRGVMLNDGKSRFSINGKPIYHFVGTSTFSEYTVIHVGCLAKINPLAPLDKVCVLSCGISTGLGATLNVAKPAKGSTVAVFGLGAVGLAAAEGARIAGASRIIGVDLNSNRFEEAKKFGATEFVNPKDYNKPIQEVIAEMTNGGVDRSVECTGHIDAMISAFECVHDGWGVAVLVGVPHKDAVFKTHPMNLLNERTLKGTFFGNYKPRSDLPSVVEKYMSKELEVEKFITHTVPFSEINKAFEYMLRGEGLRCIIRMEE, from the exons ATGTCAAGCACTGTTGGACAAGTCATACGCTGTAGAg CCGCGGTAGCTTGGGAAGCAGGGAAGCCACTGGTGATGGAAGAAGTTGAGGTGGCTCCGCCGCAGGCTAATGAAGTTCGTGTGAAGATCCTCTTTACTTCCCTTTGCCACACTGATGTCTACTTCTGGGAAGCCaag GGACAGAACCCTTTATTTCCTAGAATTTATGGCCATGAGGCAGGAGG GATTGTGGAGAGCGTCGGCGAGGGGGTGACTGATCTTAAACCAGGGGATCATGTTCTGCCTGTGTTCACCGGAGAATGCAAGGAGTGTGCTCATTGCAAGTCAGAAGAAAGCAACATGTGTGATCTTCTCAGGATCAATACTGACAGAGGCGTCATGCTTAACGACGGGAAATCGAGATTTTCCATCAATGGCAAGCCTATTTATCATTTCGTTGGAACCTCAACCTTCAGTGAGTACACCGTTATTCATGTTGGCTGTCTTGCCAAGATCAATCCGTTGGCTCCTCTTGACAAAGTCTGTGTTCTCAGCTGTGGAATTTCGACGG GCCTGGGCGCAACACTTAATGTTGCAAAACCTGCAAAAGGCTCAACAGTGGCTGTATTTGGATTGGGCGCTGTAGGCCTCGCT GCCGCTGAAGGGGCCAGGATTGCCGGGGCTTCAAGGATTATTGGTGTTGATCTGAATTCAAATAGATTTGAAGAAG CAAAGAAGTTCGGTGCGACTGAATTTGTGAACCCAAAAGACTACAATAAACCAATTCAAGAG GTAATTGCCGAAATGACGAATGGAGGAGTGGACAGAAGTGTGGAGTGCACTGGACATATTGATGCCATGATTTCAGCTTTCGAATGTGTCCACGAT GGCTGGGGTGTGGCTGTTCTTGTGGGCGTTCCTCACAAAGATGCTGTGTTCAAGACGCACCCCATGAATTTGTTGAATGAAAGAACTCTTAAGGGCACCTTCTTTGGAAACTACAAGCCTCGTTCTGACCTTCCTTCGGTTGTAGAAAAATATATGAGCAAG GAGCTTGAAGTGGAAAAATTCATTACCCATACAGTCCCATTCTCCGAAATCAACAAGGCCTTTGAGTACATGCTTAGAGGAGAAGGTCTCCGATGCATCATCCGGATGGAAGAGTAG
- the LOC102616862 gene encoding alcohol dehydrogenase: protein MSSTAGQVIRCRAAVAWEAGKPLVIEEVEVAPPQTNEVRVKILFTSLCHTDVYFWEAKGQNPLFPRIYGHEAGGIVESVGEGVTDLKPGDQVLPVFTGECKECAHCKSEESNMCDLLRINTDRGVMLNDGKSRFSINGKPIYHFVGTSTFSEYTVIHVGCLAKINPLAPLDKVCVLSCGISTGLGATLNVAKPAKGSTVAVFGLGAVGLAAAEGARIAGASRIIGVDLNSSRFEEAKKFGATEFVNPKDYNKPVQEVIAEMTNGGVDRSVECTGHIDAMISAFECVHDGWGVAVLVGVPHKDAVFKTHPMNLLNERTLKGTFFGNYKPRSDLPSVVEKYMSKELEVEKFITHTVPFSEINKAFEYMLRGEGLRCIIRMEE from the exons atgtcAAGCACAGCCGGTCAAGTCATACGCTGCAGAG CTGCTGTAGCTTGGGAAGCAGGGAAGCCACTGGTGATTGAAGAAGTTGAGGTGGCTCCGCCGCAGACTAACGAAGTTCGTGTGAAGATCCTCTTTACTTCCCTTTGCCACACTGATGTTTACTTCTGGGAAGCTAAG GGACAGAACCCTTTATTTCCTAGAATCTACGGTCATGAAGCTGGAGG AATTGTGGAGAGCGTCGGCGAGGGGGTGACTGATCTCAAACCGGGGGATCAGGTTCTGCCTGTGTTCACCGGAGAATGCAAGGAGTGTGCTCATTGCAAGTCAGAAGAAAGCAACATGTGTGATCTTCTCAGGATCAATACTGACAGAGGCGTCATGCTTAACGACGGGAAATCGAGATTTTCCATCAATGGCAAGCCTATTTATCATTTCGTTGGAACCTCAACCTTCAGTGAGTACACCGTTATTCATGTTGGCTGTCTTGCCAAGATCAATCCGTTGGCTCCTCTTGACAAAGTCTGTGTTCTCAGCTGTGGAATTTCGACGG GCCTGGGCGCAACACTTAATGTTGCAAAACCTGCAAAAGGCTCAACAGTGGCTGTATTTGGATTGGGCGCTGTAGGCCTTGCT GCCGCTGAAGGGGCCAGGATTGCCGGGGCTTCAAGGATTATTGGTGTTGATCTGAATTCAAGTAGATTTGAAGAAG CAAAGAAGTTCGGTGCGACTGAATTTGTGAACCCAAAAGACTACAATAAACCAGTTCAAGAG GTAATTGCCGAAATGACAAATGGAGGAGTGGACAGAAGTGTGGAGTGCACTGGACATATTGATGCCATGATTTCTGCTTTCGAATGTGTCCACGAT GGCTGGGGTGTGGCTGTTCTTGTGGGCGTTCCTCACAAAGATGCTGTGTTCAAGACGCACCCCATGAATCTGTTGAATGAAAGAACTCTTAAGGGCACCTTCTTTGGAAACTACAAGCCTCGTTCTGACCTTCCTTCGGTTGTAGAAAAATATATGAGCAAG GAGCTTGAAGTGGAAAAATTCATTACCCATACAGTCCCATTCTCCGAAATCAACAAGGCCTTTGAGTACATGCTTAGAGGAGAAGGTCTCCGATGCATCATCCGGATGGAAGAGTAG
- the LOC102617173 gene encoding auxin efflux carrier component 6, with protein sequence MITANDFYKVMCAMVPLYFAMLIAYGSVKWWRIFTPQQCSGINRFVAVFAVPVLSFHFIAQNNPYQMDTKFILADTLSKVLVLVLLSVWAIFFKGGLDWLITLFSVATLPNTLVMGIPLLSAMYGEFTQSLMVQLVVLQCIIWYTLLLFLFEYRAATVLIQTQFPGPAAASIAKFELDNDVISLDGRDPLKTESETDGNGRIRVRIRRSTSSAPDSALSSSICLTPRASNLSNAEIFSINTPAPLHDYHYNSNNEIVFWGSATSPRLSNYASSDAYSLQPTPRASNFNEMDAVTVMTATTPTWARSPVAGKVFRNPSPVVPGGRMVWDSPGKYQGDRQAGKDAPEKEISFRDSSKIPMPDEAESKEAATNQKMPHALVMLRLILTVVGRKLSRNPNTYSSVLGVLWSLISFKWNVGMPSLVKYSIKIISDAGLGMAMFSLGLFMALQPRIIACGAKRATMGMAIRFICGPIIMSAASFAVGLKSVKLHAAIVQAALPQGIVPFVFAREYGLHPDILSTGVIFGMLVSLPVTLLYYIFLGL encoded by the exons atgataacaGCAAATGACTTTTACAAAGTTATGTGCGCAATGGTTCCTCTATATTTCGCGATGCTAATTGCATACGGGTCCGTCAAATGGTGGAGAATCTTCACCCCGCAGCAGTGCTCCGGCATCAACAGATTCGTCGCCGTTTTCGCGGTCCCCGTTCTGTCATTTCACTTCATAGCTCAAAACAATCCGTACCAAATGGACACGAAGTTCATATTGGCTGACACTCTGTCTAAAGTTTTGGTCCTTGTTTTGCTCTCAGTTTGGGCTATTTTCTTCAAAGGCGGCTTGGATTGGCTCATCACTCTTTTCTCAGTCGCCACTTTGCCTAACACTCTCGTTATGGGCATCCCCTTGCTCAGCGCCATGTACGGAGAGTTCACTCAGTCCCTCATGGTGCAACTCGTCGTTCTCCAATGCATCATATG GTACACACTTTTGCTGTTTCTTTTTGAATATAGAGCGGCCACTGTCTTAATCCAAACGCAATTCCCCGGTCCAGCAGCGGCCTCCATCGCCAAGTTCGAGCTCGACAACGACGTGATTTCTCTCGACGGGCGGGACCCGCTCAAGACGGAATCAGAAACGGACGGAAACGGTCGCATCCGGGTGAGGATCAGACGGTCCACGTCGTCTGCGCCGGACTCCGCTTTATCATCCTCAATCTGCTTAACTCCCAGGGCTTCGAATCTCTCCAACGCTGAGATATTCTCCATTAACACTCCGGCTCCTTTACACGATTATCATTACAATTCGAATAATGAGATTGTGTTCTGGGGCTCGGCCACAAGTCCCAGGTTGTCAAATTACGCTTCCTCGGATGCCTACTCGCTGCAGCCTACGCCACGCGCCTCCAACTTCAATGAAATGGACGCGGTTACTGTTATGACCGCCACTACGCCAACGTGGGCAAGGTCTCCGGTCGCCGGGAAGGTGTTTCGGAACCCGTCTCCGGTGGTTCCTGGTGGGAGAATGGTGTGGGATTCTCCTGGGAAGTATCAAGGAGATAGGCAAGCTGGCAAAGACGCCCCTG AGAAAGAAATTAGCTTCAGAGACAGCTCAAAAATTCCAATGCCAGACGAAGCAGAATCAAAGGAAGCAGCAACCAACCAAAAAATGCCACATGCATTAGTAATGCTTAGACTAATTCTCACTGTTGTTGGACGGAAACTTTCTCGAAATCCCAACACATACTCAAGTGTGTTAGGGGTTCTCTGGTCCCTAATCTCATTTAA ATGGAATGTGGGGATGCCAAGCTTGGTGAAAtattcaatcaaaattatttcagaTGCAGGACTTGGGATGGCCATGTTCAGTTTAG GATTGTTCATGGCGCTTCAGCCGCGGATTATTGCTTGCGGGGCGAAAAGGGCGACGATGGGGATGGCAATCCGGTTCATTTGTGGCCCCATAATAATGTCCGCCGCGTCCTTTGCAGTCGGATTGAAGAGTGTTAAACTACACGCTGCCATTGTACAG GCAGCTCTTCCTCAAGGGATCGTGCCATTTGTGTTTGCTAGGGAATATGGGTTGCATCCTGATATTTTGAGCACAGG GGTTATCTTTGGCATGTTAGTTTCTTTGCCTGTTACACTCCTCTATTACATATTCTTAGGCCTATGA